In Paralcaligenes sp. KSB-10, the following are encoded in one genomic region:
- a CDS encoding SlyX family protein, with amino-acid sequence MVYMVQAFPARWLAHTKIAAFPLQVRTVTIEQRLVEIEIKITRQEDLVQELNSLVYQQQKSLDELRALCTALVRRLGEGSGGADPYVHEKPPHY; translated from the coding sequence ATGGTTTATATGGTACAGGCGTTTCCGGCCCGATGGCTCGCTCATACTAAAATAGCGGCTTTCCCATTGCAGGTGCGCACCGTGACCATCGAACAGCGTTTAGTCGAGATTGAAATCAAAATCACGCGGCAAGAGGATTTGGTGCAGGAATTGAACAGCCTGGTCTATCAACAGCAAAAAAGCCTGGACGAGCTGCGGGCGCTTTGCACAGCGCTGGTGCGGCGCCTGGGCGAGGGTTCGGGCGGCGCCGATCCTTATGTGCACG
- a CDS encoding thiopurine S-methyltransferase: MKTDFWLQRWREGQTGFHQSRVMPLLQKYWPSLALPAGSRVLVPLSGKSLDILWLAEQGHRVLAVELSPLAVEQFFAENKLHPDSHDTLLGRHFIAGNIEVICGDIFSLDAATLAECAGVYDRAALIALPPAMRQRYVQHIYGQLPPQCRGLLITLDYPQQQMDGPPFAVLDAEVQSLYAGTWRIQAIDQRDVLDKEPKFAARGLTHMRTVVYRLDK; the protein is encoded by the coding sequence ATGAAAACTGATTTCTGGCTACAACGGTGGCGCGAAGGGCAAACGGGCTTTCACCAGAGCCGGGTCATGCCATTGTTGCAAAAATACTGGCCGAGCCTGGCGCTGCCCGCAGGCAGCCGCGTACTCGTGCCGCTTTCGGGAAAATCGCTGGATATCCTCTGGCTGGCCGAACAAGGCCATCGCGTGCTGGCGGTCGAGCTTTCGCCGCTGGCCGTCGAGCAGTTCTTCGCGGAAAACAAGCTGCACCCCGATAGCCACGATACGCTCCTGGGGCGCCACTTTATCGCCGGCAATATCGAAGTCATTTGCGGCGATATCTTTTCACTGGACGCGGCCACCCTGGCGGAGTGCGCCGGCGTTTACGACCGCGCCGCCCTGATCGCCCTGCCCCCCGCCATGCGCCAGCGCTATGTCCAGCATATCTACGGGCAGCTTCCCCCCCAATGCCGCGGGTTGCTCATCACACTGGACTACCCCCAGCAGCAGATGGATGGCCCGCCTTTTGCCGTACTCGACGCCGAAGTCCAGAGCCTGTATGCCGGAACATGGCGAATCCAGGCCATCGACCAGCGCGACGTCCTGGACAAAGAGCCCAAATTCGCCGCGCGTGGCCTGACCCATATGCGCACAGTGGTGTATCGGCTGGATAAATAA
- a CDS encoding class I SAM-dependent methyltransferase, translated as MHNKQDAAPDSTAARVALWRALHVEADSPPPVLDDKIGLELLAPDPDWRHRGDMDPQFTRPFRASIVARARFIEDLVEEQAGSGLGQYVILGAGLDSFAQRRPEVASSLRIFEIDQPGPQAWKRRRLIELGFGIPDGLHFVPVDFEAGEAWRDGLVTAGFDDSKPAIVVSTGVSMYLTKEANTATLRQVAAFAPGSTLAMTFLLPLDMADPEVRPGLEMAEKGARASGTPFLSFFTPPEILALAHEAGFREARHVSAADLTQRYFLGRTDGLRPPNNAEELLVAST; from the coding sequence ATGCACAACAAGCAAGATGCCGCGCCAGACAGCACGGCGGCGCGAGTCGCCTTGTGGCGCGCCCTGCATGTCGAGGCCGACTCCCCACCGCCTGTGCTGGATGACAAAATCGGCCTTGAACTGCTGGCCCCGGACCCGGATTGGCGCCATCGCGGGGACATGGACCCGCAATTCACGCGCCCCTTCCGCGCCTCGATCGTGGCTCGTGCCCGCTTCATTGAAGACCTGGTCGAGGAACAGGCAGGCAGCGGGCTTGGCCAATATGTCATCCTTGGCGCCGGCCTTGACAGCTTCGCACAGCGCCGACCCGAAGTCGCATCCAGCCTCAGGATATTCGAAATCGACCAACCGGGCCCTCAGGCATGGAAGCGTCGGCGCCTGATCGAGCTCGGCTTCGGCATCCCGGACGGGCTGCACTTCGTGCCCGTCGATTTCGAGGCCGGAGAGGCCTGGCGAGACGGGCTCGTGACTGCCGGCTTCGACGACAGCAAGCCCGCAATCGTGGTCTCCACCGGAGTCAGCATGTATCTCACCAAGGAGGCGAACACGGCCACGCTGCGCCAAGTCGCGGCCTTTGCCCCCGGCTCGACGCTCGCCATGACATTCCTGCTCCCGCTTGACATGGCGGACCCCGAGGTGCGTCCAGGGCTGGAGATGGCGGAGAAAGGGGCGCGGGCAAGCGGAACGCCTTTTCTCAGCTTTTTTACCCCGCCGGAGATCCTGGCGCTGGCCCACGAAGCAGGCTTCAGAGAAGCGCGGCACGTCTCGGCGGCCGATCTTACCCAGCGCTACTTCCTGGGCAGGACAGATGGCCTGCGCCCGCCAAACAACGCGGAGGAACTGCTGGTGGCAAGCACCTAG
- a CDS encoding RNA polymerase sigma-70 factor: MDDNANVFNQLRPRLQQIAYRMLGSLAEAEDIVQDAWLRWHAAARQDINNAEAWLVAVTTRLSIDRLRAAKIQREHYTGIWLPEPQMTVSPATPEEIKERADDVSLAFLVLLERLTPEARAAFLLHEVFDADYPQIAEAIGKTQAACRQLVSRAKVQLRDDRPRPVVPREIHLGLLQTFVQALKSGDLAAINALLAEDAVLMGDGGGQVISFPKPMVGGRRIAQLFFAVSLRYKSDLHIEFAMLNGQWALLPFVQGKLEAAQIFESDGKRITRIYAQRNPDKLARIAAAYDNR; encoded by the coding sequence ATGGACGACAACGCCAATGTTTTTAACCAGCTTCGCCCGCGATTGCAGCAAATTGCGTACCGGATGCTGGGATCGCTTGCCGAAGCCGAAGATATCGTTCAAGATGCCTGGCTGCGCTGGCATGCAGCTGCCCGACAAGACATCAATAACGCGGAAGCGTGGCTTGTTGCAGTCACGACAAGGCTATCCATCGACCGGCTGCGCGCGGCAAAGATTCAGCGCGAACACTATACGGGCATATGGCTACCCGAACCTCAGATGACCGTCTCACCGGCCACGCCCGAAGAGATCAAAGAGCGCGCCGACGATGTGTCCCTGGCTTTTCTGGTGCTGCTCGAACGGCTGACTCCCGAGGCGCGCGCAGCCTTTCTTCTGCATGAAGTCTTTGACGCGGACTACCCGCAAATCGCCGAAGCCATCGGCAAGACGCAAGCGGCGTGCCGTCAATTGGTGAGCCGCGCAAAAGTACAGTTACGCGACGACCGCCCTCGGCCCGTCGTGCCGCGCGAGATTCATCTTGGCCTGCTGCAAACCTTCGTGCAGGCGCTCAAGAGCGGCGACCTGGCCGCAATCAACGCATTGCTTGCCGAAGATGCCGTACTGATGGGCGATGGCGGCGGCCAGGTGATCAGTTTTCCAAAGCCTATGGTGGGCGGCCGGCGCATTGCGCAGCTCTTTTTTGCCGTATCGCTGCGCTATAAGAGTGACCTTCATATTGAATTTGCCATGCTCAATGGCCAATGGGCCTTGTTGCCCTTTGTCCAGGGCAAGCTCGAAGCAGCGCAAATATTCGAATCGGACGGCAAGCGCATCACCCGTATCTACGCTCAACGCAATCCCGACAAGCTGGCGCGCATCGCCGCGGCATACGACAACCGTTAA